A section of the Oncorhynchus tshawytscha isolate Ot180627B linkage group LG09, Otsh_v2.0, whole genome shotgun sequence genome encodes:
- the LOC112257482 gene encoding tyrosine-protein phosphatase non-receptor type 11 isoform X1: MTSRRWFHPNITGVEAENLLLTRGVDGSFLARPSKSNPGDFTLSVRRNGAVTHIKIQNTGDYYDLYGGEKFATLAELVQYYMEHHGQLKEKNGDVIELKYPLNCADPTSERWFHGHLSGREAEKLLTEKGKNGSFLVRESQSHPGDFVLSVRTGDDKTDSSDNKPKVTHVMIRCQHDLKYDVGGGEKFDSLTDLVEHYKKNPMVETLGTVLQLKQPLNTTRINAAEIESRVRELSKLAEATDKVKQGFWEEFETLQQQECKLLYSRKEGQRAENKNKNRYKNILPFDHTRVVLNDGDGSEAGSDYINANLIMVVTDIMPELEWKCNSTKLKKSYIATQGCLQNTISDFWRMVFQENSRVIVMTTKEVERGKSKCVKYWPDMSSLKEYGIMRVRNVKETSAHDYILRELKLSKVGQGNTERTVWQYHFRAWPDHGVPTDPGGVLDFLEEVNLKQESILEAGPIVVHCSAGIGRTGTFIVIDILIDVIREKGVDCDTDVPSLTSSLCRCEL; the protein is encoded by the exons GTGGTTCCACCCCAATATCACAGGGGTGGAGGCTGAGAACCTGCTGTTAACCCGGGGGGTGGACGGGAGCTTCCTGGCCCGACCCAGCAAGAGCAACCCTGGAGACTTCACCCTCTCTGTCAG ACGTAACGGAGCGGTCACCCACATTAAGATCCAGAACACAGGTGATTACTATGACCTGTACGGGGGGGAGAAGTTTGCCACTCTGGCTGAGCTGGTTCAGTACTACATGGAGCACCACGGCCAACTCAAGGAGAAGAATGGAGACGTCATCGAGCTCAAATACCCCCTCAACTGTGCTGACCCCACCTCTGAGAG gtggTTCCATGGTCACCTGTCAGGCCGGGAGGCTGAGAAGCTGCTGACAGAGAAGGGAAAGAATGGTAGTTTCCTggtcagagagagccagagccaccCTGGAGACTTCGTTCTGTCTGTCCGCACCGGCGACGACAAGACGGACAGCAGCGACAACAAGCCCAAGGTGACACATGTCATGATCCGCTGCCAG caTGACCTAAAGTATGACGTTGGTGGAGGAGAGAAGTTTGACTCTCTGACAGACCTGGTGGAGCACTATAAGAAgaaccccatggtggagacactGGGCACGGTGCTGCAACTCAAACAG cccctgaaCACCACGCGTATCAATGcagcagagatagagagcagagtgagagagctCAGTAAACTGGCCGAGGCCACGGACAAGGTCAAACAGGGCTTCTGGGAAGAGTTTGAG ACGTTGCAGCAGCAGGAGTGTAAGCTTCTCTACAGCCGTAAGGAGGGGCAGAGAGCTGAAAACAAGAACAAGAACCGATACAAGAACATCCTGCCCt ttGATCACACTCGTGTGGTGCTGAATGATGGGGATGGATCTGAGGCTGGCTCGGACTATATTAACGCCAATCTCATCATGGTAGTAACTGACATCATG CCGGAGTTGGAGTGGAAGTGTAACAGCACCAAGCTGAAGAAGTCCTACATCGCCACGCAGGGCTgtctacagaacaccatcagtGACTTCTGGAGGATGGTCTTCCAGGAGAACTCCCGGGTCATCGTCATGACTACcaaggaggtggagaggggaaaG AGTAAGTGTGTGAAGTACTGGCCAGACATGTCATCTCTGAAGGAGTATGGAATCATGCGTGTCCGCAACGTCAAAGAGACGTCTGCTCACGACTACATCCTACGAGAACTCAAACTGTCCAAGGTTGGACAG ggtaaCACAGAGCGGACAGTGTGGCAGTACCATTTCAGAGCGTGGCCGGACCATGGTGTCCCTACAGACCCCGGGGGTGTTCTGGACTTCCTAGAGGAGGTCAACCTCAAACAGGAGAGCATTCTAGAGGCTGGGCCCATAGTGGTGcactgcag tgctgGTATTGGACGGACAGGAACGTTCATAGTGATTGACATCCTCATTGACGTCATCAGGGAAAAAG gagTGGACTGTGACACAGACGTTCCTAgtctaacctcttctctctgtaggtgtGAACTGTGA
- the LOC112257482 gene encoding tyrosine-protein phosphatase non-receptor type 11 isoform X2, whose protein sequence is MTSRRWFHPNITGVEAENLLLTRGVDGSFLARPSKSNPGDFTLSVRRNGAVTHIKIQNTGDYYDLYGGEKFATLAELVQYYMEHHGQLKEKNGDVIELKYPLNCADPTSERWFHGHLSGREAEKLLTEKGKNGSFLVRESQSHPGDFVLSVRTGDDKTDSSDNKPKVTHVMIRCQHDLKYDVGGGEKFDSLTDLVEHYKKNPMVETLGTVLQLKQPLNTTRINAAEIESRVRELSKLAEATDKVKQGFWEEFETLQQQECKLLYSRKEGQRAENKNKNRYKNILPFDHTRVVLNDGDGSEAGSDYINANLIMPELEWKCNSTKLKKSYIATQGCLQNTISDFWRMVFQENSRVIVMTTKEVERGKSKCVKYWPDMSSLKEYGIMRVRNVKETSAHDYILRELKLSKVGQGNTERTVWQYHFRAWPDHGVPTDPGGVLDFLEEVNLKQESILEAGPIVVHCSAGIGRTGTFIVIDILIDVIREKGVDCDTDVPSLTSSLCRCEL, encoded by the exons GTGGTTCCACCCCAATATCACAGGGGTGGAGGCTGAGAACCTGCTGTTAACCCGGGGGGTGGACGGGAGCTTCCTGGCCCGACCCAGCAAGAGCAACCCTGGAGACTTCACCCTCTCTGTCAG ACGTAACGGAGCGGTCACCCACATTAAGATCCAGAACACAGGTGATTACTATGACCTGTACGGGGGGGAGAAGTTTGCCACTCTGGCTGAGCTGGTTCAGTACTACATGGAGCACCACGGCCAACTCAAGGAGAAGAATGGAGACGTCATCGAGCTCAAATACCCCCTCAACTGTGCTGACCCCACCTCTGAGAG gtggTTCCATGGTCACCTGTCAGGCCGGGAGGCTGAGAAGCTGCTGACAGAGAAGGGAAAGAATGGTAGTTTCCTggtcagagagagccagagccaccCTGGAGACTTCGTTCTGTCTGTCCGCACCGGCGACGACAAGACGGACAGCAGCGACAACAAGCCCAAGGTGACACATGTCATGATCCGCTGCCAG caTGACCTAAAGTATGACGTTGGTGGAGGAGAGAAGTTTGACTCTCTGACAGACCTGGTGGAGCACTATAAGAAgaaccccatggtggagacactGGGCACGGTGCTGCAACTCAAACAG cccctgaaCACCACGCGTATCAATGcagcagagatagagagcagagtgagagagctCAGTAAACTGGCCGAGGCCACGGACAAGGTCAAACAGGGCTTCTGGGAAGAGTTTGAG ACGTTGCAGCAGCAGGAGTGTAAGCTTCTCTACAGCCGTAAGGAGGGGCAGAGAGCTGAAAACAAGAACAAGAACCGATACAAGAACATCCTGCCCt ttGATCACACTCGTGTGGTGCTGAATGATGGGGATGGATCTGAGGCTGGCTCGGACTATATTAACGCCAATCTCATCATG CCGGAGTTGGAGTGGAAGTGTAACAGCACCAAGCTGAAGAAGTCCTACATCGCCACGCAGGGCTgtctacagaacaccatcagtGACTTCTGGAGGATGGTCTTCCAGGAGAACTCCCGGGTCATCGTCATGACTACcaaggaggtggagaggggaaaG AGTAAGTGTGTGAAGTACTGGCCAGACATGTCATCTCTGAAGGAGTATGGAATCATGCGTGTCCGCAACGTCAAAGAGACGTCTGCTCACGACTACATCCTACGAGAACTCAAACTGTCCAAGGTTGGACAG ggtaaCACAGAGCGGACAGTGTGGCAGTACCATTTCAGAGCGTGGCCGGACCATGGTGTCCCTACAGACCCCGGGGGTGTTCTGGACTTCCTAGAGGAGGTCAACCTCAAACAGGAGAGCATTCTAGAGGCTGGGCCCATAGTGGTGcactgcag tgctgGTATTGGACGGACAGGAACGTTCATAGTGATTGACATCCTCATTGACGTCATCAGGGAAAAAG gagTGGACTGTGACACAGACGTTCCTAgtctaacctcttctctctgtaggtgtGAACTGTGA